Genomic DNA from Enoplosus armatus isolate fEnoArm2 chromosome 7, fEnoArm2.hap1, whole genome shotgun sequence:
AGGAGTCTTTTACTCCATAGTCTCCAGACGCCTTATGGGAGGAGACCGGGCTTCAGTCAGAGACTGCCTCTAGGTCAGAGTTCCCGTCTTTCATAAGCTGCTTTTGGACTGTCAAAACTTTGACCTTTCCCTTGTGACCGTTCCATCACCTTccccaaacatttgctgataaGATCAAGGAAAGGTCACTGAATTTAGACAATTCAACTTCAACTATGGGCTTGGTTACATAACATATGTAAGACTGTACCATCACGCTGGGAATGacatacattaaaaataattgcTCATACACATAAGCAATCCCTCACAATAAATGTTCCTCACATGTAAAGCAATTTGCTTAAATGTCAAATAGAAAACATGTAACAATTAGGCACAAATCCTTGATtcaatttgtgtttgtttaggtCTCCTTTCTTTCACAAGAGCACCTCTCGGCAGTGTGTGAAGTCCCAATTTGTGGCAGGACAAAAAGTACTCCGGTGTTCCATCATCTTGTGGaaaccaagaagaagaaaaaaaaatcttacatgtataaaacaaagcaaaactaaaaaaagtTCTTCACATTTGAGCTTGTAGTCATGGTTGGGAGTGCGACAAACAGGCTGTGTCAGTTTTGgcagtatgcatgtgtgtacgagtgtgtgaatgtgcatctTGAAACTTGAACGGACAATACACAGACATgtccacatatacacacacacactgagaataaTGGGTGGAAGAAATCTGTTAAGGCCACATCCTCTGACAGCCAAGGAAACACCACCAGATCTGTGAAAAGGAAGGACCACAAAGATCGCGTTATAGTATTCATGTATAATAAAGACATACAAGACaaagccattcaatgtatttacatattgtaattatgtttttatataaacgTTTTCATTGTTTGTGGCGGAGTCCGCATTTGCTGTTACCACCAGTAGCCATGGGTGTTcagccaaatcaaccaggactggaatcttaaggattataacttaaATGTAACTGTGGGTAACAGATACCTATAACATACTCAGGGTTACATCTTAAATAATTACTTCAGAAGCCAATATTCAAGGCCTACCCGGTGTTACATGTGGCCAACTGGGTTGTGGCCATCTCCTCCCATACTAGGATGGCCTCCTGAGAGCTGCATGGGTGCTTCACCCACCACCCCAGACACCTTCTCTTCCTCACGGCGCTTTAAACATGCTGCCTTGGGGTTAAGGTTACGCtctgaaagagaaagggaaaaaagacacaggCACTCTCAGtataaaataacaaactgtGTATTTACCAGAGGTAACCATAACTGTGCTTGCTTGCAGACTGACCTCTGACTTGTTGTTCTAAATTGAGGATGACATTGACGGCTTGGTGCAGGATGAGAAGTTTGGTCTGAGGTTTGTCATGGCTGAGGTGCAGCTGGCACATCCTCCCAAGCTCCTTAAATGCCTCGTTGATGTCCCGTACTCTGAGACGTTCGCGGGCATTGTTAGCCACTCGCCGCTCCTTCTCACGCTCGATCTTCACCTCAGGTGGAAGGTCCTCGTCATCTTCCTCTGGACTAGTTACAAATGGAGATGAAACGATGAAGCCATAGCCAGGAGGGCATATCAAAACATCCCATCAAACACTTCAATGACCATGCTACCTTATGATTGGCATGTAGCTGCTTTAAGTTTAGCATCAATAGCACAGACTGTACACCCACAGCTGAGCTTTGTACTGAATGGATGCACTAAAAATAAGGTGTGAGAAGTTAAATGCACACTATATAAAAGTGAATATAGAAAAAATGTTATCCAAGAACCAGCATCTCCCACTTAAGATACCCACTCATTTGATCAAAATGTTTATCTCACAAAAGTCGGATATGTTCACTTTTAGTAGTATCCTACGCTGTGTGTGCATCGTTTGCTgccatgtttaatgttttaccAACAAATTGTGATGTTCTTGAAGAGGGGAAGGCATATTGAGCTCTAGCTTCAGCCTGCACCTTTttggtgattaaaaaaaaacaactttgtgatttgttgtgttgtatGGTTTCCAGTTGTACCGTTTTGTTAGGAGTGAATGTTTTTCTATTGTTGTACcaaatacatttccatttctaaTCCAAATCTCAAAACTTTGCAGTATAAGTACAGGAATATTGAAAGTCAGTGATGATAATTAAATTCAGAATATCATATCATTTTACTACAATGATTCTGCCAATCAAACGCCAGCTTTTAGACACCAGCTTCATGAACATGTGCTTTGAGTGAGCTCACAAAGCACAAAAAATTGATCCTCTATTGGAGAAACTTACTCATCTTTCTGGTCTGAAAGGCTAGAGAGCATCTGGAGGGTCAACGCCTCCTTTCTGAAAACGTGAAATGAAGGGAAGAGGGGTTTCGACATTGTTAAATACCTAACATAGTCCGGGAAATCAGcgggacagaggacagaggagatgaCTAAGAATTGCATTGACTTTCAAAAGTGACTTCTTTGTATTCTCACACGTGGAAATTGTGTCAAGACAATCTCCACCTTTATGGGAAAAAATTTTGGATTTGTGTTTCAACCAAAAACTTGAaattttaaaacattgtttttgtgtcgTTTAATTCAAGTGCTGAGTACAAAGCCTAGAAAACAGAGTAAGAACCACCTTACCTTGTTCGACTGCGTGCTACCTTGGATTCCTTCTTTTCATCATCAGACTTGTCTGCAACAGATGAGTTTTCATcgtcctctctgtcttctcttttgatgtctgagctgctggaggagtgTGTGGAGCGGGCCATACCACCAGGGAGACCTAGGGACAAACGCATAGATGTGAGGATTATGTTCACTGAAGGACTGAAACTCTCTAAGGAAGGGATGTGATACAACTGATGAATGTGGAAAGCTAATAAAGGTAAGCCGAATATTCAAACAAATAtgactgtgtatatatacacacacacacacacattatggcATTGCCATAAAACCAAATTTTTGATTTCAATACCAGGACACTACCATAAAATACAAGACATGCTTATGCTTATACAGTTATACTGAACAACAACTGACATGCTCAACTTTATATTCGTTTGATATTTAGTCAAACTTACTGGTAAAGCCTTCCGGTTGGCCAGCTGACGGTGTGGGTCCGGATGCGTGATGACCGTGGAGAAGAGTGCTGCTGGGAGGAAGGCCTGTGGGCTCCTCGTGTTTCCCTCCCTGCTGATGAAGGTGGAGAACCATGATGTGAATCTCACAAGGAAAGACATATCACAACTACTCCCCTACAAATCAGACTGCAAAGGTTCCCCAAACTAAATGCATCTGTCCAAGTGGGACAGAGAAACAATAACATGTCCACAACTGTATGTGTTTACTTAATGATGTAGCCAGTtaaaaattaatattttttgtGCAACTATTGTTATTTAATCACTAAACATGATgcttaaaaatacaatttactACTAATTGCTTGCAATATTACTTTTGGCCAGCAGATGGCACGAATGATActatgtttgacatgttttgttgcTTGTGAATAAAAACTCCAAAgtaatgtgacttttttttttacattgtttttgtttattagaACAGAAAACTTCAATTCAAAAAGGCAGTTTGTTGTGCAACATATAAATGCAATATAACGTAAAAAAGGCACCCAGTCAGCCTAAAgttatcacatacacactcaaagTGTATTCTCTTCTCAACATAAAGTATGTTTATTTTAACCTCAATACTGACAGTTTCTTCAGTAATGGCTGGTGGAATGAGCATGTACTTTGAACACATCTCAATCTCCACTGAGAGGTTTCAGTGCTCATAGATTTGATGTATGTGATAACATGAACCAAAAACACTTGTTtgcttcatgttgttgtttacatcATCCAATTTGGGCAGAGTAGGTGACTCACCATAGCAGGATGTCTGTTGCTGAGGGCAAGGCTGGCATTGGGGAAAGCTGGAGAGAGGGCCCCGAGGCCCCCGTTGTGTACTGCGGACAGCAGGCTGTGAATGTCGGAGTGGGCGCCCTCTAAGCCAGGGCCCTGGCCCACAGCATGGCTACGCAGTACATGGATGGCCTCCTCCAAACGGTCCTCCATTTTACTCTGCTATGTAAAAACAAGAAGCATGCATAGATATCAATATGTCAAACAAAATATAAGTCCAAGAAACAGCTaataaatacacagtatgttttCGAGAACTATTTCATGATTTAAACTTTACTGTGCACAGGCTGGAAGAATATATTATGGTGAGCTCTTGCTTCAAATGAGCTTTGATGTAGCAGAGAAATGTTTTAACAtaccagtgtgtgtggtggccCTTCATAGTTGGGTGTGGTTGGTCTTTGCCACTGAGACTGAgctcctgcagagagaaatattgGGTTAGTGTATAGTGGTAATTCTTAACTCCACAGCAGATGGAGCTGCAGACACATTTCTCTGCTAAAGAACATTAAACATGCAGAGGATCATTTTTGCTCCAACAATTTCAACTGATTCATTTTTGTGTGCCAAAAACAAGGTTGCAATCAAACTGAACAAGTTAAACAAATTGGGACTGATGTCGGTATTCTGTGGCTGAAATTGAAATATTATCCAAATTTGAGGTTGCATGAGAGAGAATAAAGCACAGGATAAAACCACCTGAACTCAGTTTACCAACCTTCTGATTGGCAAAATTTACTCAGCTGTTATCAAAGCAAGGTAGAACCTAACTGATGCGACCAAATAAAGACAAGGtcttttaaagaataaataatgcgCTTATGAAAATGCAGATTTCTTCATATTGGTGTTTAAGACGACACATTACGGGGTGACGAGAGATGAATGTCTTTCACTGCCTTTATTGCCTCTAAATAACAGATCAGAACTGTAATATGTTTGCTTTTCATACATAAGTGGTAACAATTTGACGCTTATATTATCTGTATGTGAGAACTGAACTGTACCTCCGATAGCCTGAGGAGATCCAGGAGTAGATGGAGCTGAGGAGAAGTTATTACTGTTGTGGTCCGACGGGTAAATCTGAAAGAATTCATCAAAACACCCAAACATTATGGCACACCAGAAGAATACAAACATTGATTTTCAGTGCAATTTAGTCCAACTAGTGCTGAGCAGTATGGCAGAAAAAGACACCgcaataaatgttttctgtataataattcaatatttatcTCAAATCAGTCATATGCCATGTCATAAACCTTAAACTAGTAGAATCAAAGACCTacagcaaattaaataaataagtaagaAGGCGATTATTAAATcaataattatttaaattacCCTGTTGGGTAATGTTTTCTGTCAACCTGAATACGTTTCAGGGCCCTGGGTGTATTTGTGGCAGATCTGCCAAAAAAAATGGACTTCAAAATTGTTTGAACACTTTAAATTTATGTATCCACAGATGTATAAAACACAATGCATGTCATTTTCAGTATACAGCGATTATTAGGTCCTTAA
This window encodes:
- the tcf3b gene encoding transcription factor 3b isoform X2; the encoded protein is MNEQQQRMAAVGTDKELSDLLDFSAMFAPPVANGKNRTMTLASSQFGGSAIDERSGSGSWASAEQNSPSFNQGRGYAEGSHYSEHEGLSSPFISSGVAGKNERPPYPPFGSQPGFLPSDIAMPSPDAMSPSGLKSGSQFYPSYPNNPRRRPPDGGIDTQPKKIRKPPGLPSSVYASTSGDEYARDNGGYPGAKPGAVYPGSFYMQDPWSSSGYSAMLGNSPHIGQPGSFSAINPQDRMNYPLHGSEVNGFHSAPTTYNHTPTINGEGIMANRGTTAGSSGDEIGKALASIYPSDHNSNNFSSAPSTPGSPQAIGGAQSQWQRPTTPNYEGPPHTLQSKMEDRLEEAIHVLRSHAVGQGPGLEGAHSDIHSLLSAVHNGGLGALSPAFPNASLALSNRHPAMQGGKHEEPTGLPPSSTLLHGHHASGPTPSAGQPEGFTSLPGGMARSTHSSSSSDIKREDREDDENSSVADKSDDEKKESKVARSRTRKEALTLQMLSSLSDQKDDPEEDDEDLPPEVKIEREKERRVANNARERLRVRDINEAFKELGRMCQLHLSHDKPQTKLLILHQAVNVILNLEQQVRERNLNPKAACLKRREEEKVSGVVGEAPMQLSGGHPSMGGDGHNPVGHM
- the tcf3b gene encoding transcription factor 3b isoform X1 is translated as MNEQQQRMAAVGTDKELSDLLDFSAMFAPPVANGKNRTMTLASSQFGGSAIDERSGSGSWASAEQNSPSFNQGRGYAEGSHYSEHEGLSSPFISSGVAGKNERPPYPPFGSQPGFLPSDIAMPSPDAMSPSGLKSGSQFYPSYPNNPRRRPPDGGIDTQPKKIRKPPGLPSSVYASTSGDEYARDNGGYPGAKPGAVYPGSFYMQEDPWSSSGYSAMLGNSPHIGQPGSFSAINPQDRMNYPLHGSEVNGFHSAPTTYNHTPTINGEGIMANRGTTAGSSGDEIGKALASIYPSDHNSNNFSSAPSTPGSPQAIGGAQSQWQRPTTPNYEGPPHTLQSKMEDRLEEAIHVLRSHAVGQGPGLEGAHSDIHSLLSAVHNGGLGALSPAFPNASLALSNRHPAMQGGKHEEPTGLPPSSTLLHGHHASGPTPSAGQPEGFTSLPGGMARSTHSSSSSDIKREDREDDENSSVADKSDDEKKESKVARSRTRKEALTLQMLSSLSDQKDDPEEDDEDLPPEVKIEREKERRVANNARERLRVRDINEAFKELGRMCQLHLSHDKPQTKLLILHQAVNVILNLEQQVRERNLNPKAACLKRREEEKVSGVVGEAPMQLSGGHPSMGGDGHNPVGHM